The nucleotide sequence ACCATGACCACCGGGCGCGTCACGTTCTACTCCCGCTCCCGCCAGGAATACTGGCGTAAGGGCGACACTTCCGGACACGTACAGTTCGTGAAGTCCGTCGCCCTTGATTGCGACGGCGATGCCCTCCTGATCCGCGTGGACCAGATCGGCGCAGCCTGCCACACCGGAACCCGGACCTGCTTCGACGGTCGCGACTTTACAGTCGTTACGGGCCACCGCGACTAAGGCACCCAGCACTTACCACTGACGCACCACCTCATACCAAAAGGCGGAGAAGAATAGCCATGCAGGACCTTGGAATCATCAGCCCGGGCCTGGAAGAGTTCCGGGAACTCGCCGTCCACAGCCGTGTCATCCCCGTGCGGCTCAAAGTCCTGGCCGATGCAGAAACCCCCATTGGCCTTTACCGGAAGCTCGCCAAGGGACAGCCCGGCACCTTCCTCCTGGAATCAGCAGCAGTAGGCGGGGCCTGGTCGCGTTATTCGTTCATCGGTTCAAAGTCCCGCGCAACCCTGACCACCCAGGACGGCCAGGCACACTGGATCGGTGAGCCGCCCGTCGGCGTGCCAGTTTCCGGGAACCCGGTGGAGGCCGTCCGCAACACGATTGCCGCACTGCAGACCGATCGTTTCGAGGGCCTTCCGCCCTTCACCTCCGGCCTGGTCGGCTTCCTTGGCTGGGAATCCGTGCGCCACTGGGAACGCCTGACCTCTCCGCCCGAGGACGACCTGCAGTTGCCGGAGATGGCGCTGAACCTGGTCACCGACATGGCGGTTCATGACAACGTCGACGGCACTGTCCTGCTCATTGCCAATGCCATCAACTTCGACGGCAGCAGCGAACGCGTCGATGATGCCTGGCACGATGCCGTGGCTCGAGTGCAAGCGCTCCTGGACCAGATCAGCACGCCCGTTCCCCAGCCTGTTTCCGTTTTGGACACGGCGGCCCTGGACTTTGCCTCAAGCGTGCAGGAACGCTGGGAGGAAGCGAAGTACCTGGAAGCCATCGACCGTGGCAAGGAAGCGATTGTTGACGGCGAAGTGTTCCAGGTGGTGATTTCGCGCCGCTTCGAGATGGAATGCGCCGCAGATCCCCTGGATGTCTACCGCGTGCTGCGCAACACCAACCCCAGCCCCTACATGTACCTCTTCAGCCTCGAAGATGCAGACGGCCGCGAGTACTCGATTGTCGGGTCCTCGCCGGAAGCGTTGGTGACGGTGACCGGTGAGGAAGTCATCACGCACCCCATCGCCGGTTCACGTCCCCGAGGGAAGACTGTAGAGGCCGACAAAGCCCTGGCCACAGAGTTGCTCGCGGACCAGAAGGAACGCGCGGAACACCTGATGCTGGTGGACTTGTCCCGTAACGACCTTTCCAAAGTGTGCGTGGCCGGGACAGTCGATGTCACCCAGTTCATGGAAGTGGAGCGCTTCAGCCACATCATGCACCTCGTTTCAACTGTGGTGGGGCAGCTTGCTCCCCACGCCAAGGCATACGACGTCCTCAGGGCAACCTTCCCGGCAGGTACTTTGTCCGGCGCCCCGAAGCCCCGTGCGCTGCGGCTCCTCGATGAACTCGAACCGCACCGCCGCGGCATCTACGGTGGCGTGGTGGGCTACCTGGACTTCGCCGGTGACATGGACATGGCCATTGCCATCCGTTCGGCACTGCTCCGTGAGGGCCGCGCCTATGTGCAGGCCGGCGGTGGAATCGTGGCCGATTCGCACAAGCCTTCGGAAGCGCTTGAAACGGTAAACAAGGCAGCTGCGCCGCTTCGCGCCGTGCACACCGCAGGCTCATTGCAGAACATTGCGGTGGACGCCGGCCGGGCCGAAGTTCCCGACGACGGGACGCCTGCCTCGTGAGCGCCGCCGCATCCGCACTTCCCGCCAGGACTTCACCGCGCTGGGCCCGTAAATCCACACTGGTGCTCGCCGCGGTCGTGCTGGCCCTCGCTGTCTTCGGAACCACCACCCAGACCTGGATTGAAGTGCAGCTTGACCCCTCCGGTGTATCCAGCAGCAACCTCCAGGTTCCCGGAAACAAGGCTGCTACCGCAGTCACGGCTCTGGCCCTGGTGGCCCTGGCCGGTGGCCTGGCGGCATCCATTGCAGGCAAGGTGGCGCGCTGGATCATTGCGGTCATCATTGCTTTGTCCGCGGTAGGGATCATCCTGGCGGCCACTACCGTGCTGACCGATCCGCTCGGCGCAGCGCAGGGTGCCATTGCAGCCGCGACGGGCCTTGCGGGTGGACAGGCGAGTGTCGCTGCGACGGCCTTCCCCGTAGTAGCCATAGTGGCCGGGGCGCTGCTGGCAGTGGTTGCGGTGGGCTTGCCGGTGGCCGGGCGTTACTGGAAGACCCGCACCAAGTACGACACCAATGCCGTCAGGAATGACGGCGAACCGGTGGATGAGATCGACAGCTGGGACAGCCTGTCGCGCGGCGAGGACCCTACGTAGGCAGCCGGGAGCGGGTTTCGCGCAGCTTCATTGCGACTTTGCCGCCACCGTTGCCCCGGACGT is from Paenarthrobacter nicotinovorans and encodes:
- a CDS encoding anthranilate synthase component I; the protein is MQDLGIISPGLEEFRELAVHSRVIPVRLKVLADAETPIGLYRKLAKGQPGTFLLESAAVGGAWSRYSFIGSKSRATLTTQDGQAHWIGEPPVGVPVSGNPVEAVRNTIAALQTDRFEGLPPFTSGLVGFLGWESVRHWERLTSPPEDDLQLPEMALNLVTDMAVHDNVDGTVLLIANAINFDGSSERVDDAWHDAVARVQALLDQISTPVPQPVSVLDTAALDFASSVQERWEEAKYLEAIDRGKEAIVDGEVFQVVISRRFEMECAADPLDVYRVLRNTNPSPYMYLFSLEDADGREYSIVGSSPEALVTVTGEEVITHPIAGSRPRGKTVEADKALATELLADQKERAEHLMLVDLSRNDLSKVCVAGTVDVTQFMEVERFSHIMHLVSTVVGQLAPHAKAYDVLRATFPAGTLSGAPKPRALRLLDELEPHRRGIYGGVVGYLDFAGDMDMAIAIRSALLREGRAYVQAGGGIVADSHKPSEALETVNKAAAPLRAVHTAGSLQNIAVDAGRAEVPDDGTPAS
- the hisI gene encoding phosphoribosyl-AMP cyclohydrolase, producing the protein MSEQSAPSPSPAVELSSDPAGPLPQEIADALKRDSAGLVAAIVQQHDTNEVLMLGWMDDEALHRTMTTGRVTFYSRSRQEYWRKGDTSGHVQFVKSVALDCDGDALLIRVDQIGAACHTGTRTCFDGRDFTVVTGHRD
- a CDS encoding Trp biosynthesis-associated membrane protein, with protein sequence MSAAASALPARTSPRWARKSTLVLAAVVLALAVFGTTTQTWIEVQLDPSGVSSSNLQVPGNKAATAVTALALVALAGGLAASIAGKVARWIIAVIIALSAVGIILAATTVLTDPLGAAQGAIAAATGLAGGQASVAATAFPVVAIVAGALLAVVAVGLPVAGRYWKTRTKYDTNAVRNDGEPVDEIDSWDSLSRGEDPT